In Treponema vincentii, a single window of DNA contains:
- the trxB gene encoding thioredoxin-disulfide reductase, translating into MNTNYDIIVIGAGAAGMAAAQYACRSNLKVLVLEEKAPGGQAVLIDSLENYPGYAEPVNGFDFAENMRKQAIGFGAEFASDKAEAVTKNGDKTFTVRTAGTTYTALAVILATGAEHRSLGVKGEKELQGKGVSYCATCDGPFFRNKHIVVVGGGDAACDEALFLANLTDTVTMVHRRDTFRAQKALVTRTLNNPHITAVFDTTVTEIKGTDKVTAVVLRNVKTQEERELACDAVFFFVGMNPRTELFPDATKDATGYIVTDEDMRTSIEGLYAAGDVRAKSFRQVVTAVADGAIAAHTAAAYIDTLRS; encoded by the coding sequence GTGAATACAAATTATGACATTATCGTTATCGGTGCCGGCGCGGCGGGTATGGCTGCGGCGCAATATGCGTGCCGATCAAACTTAAAAGTATTGGTGCTGGAAGAAAAAGCGCCGGGCGGACAGGCTGTTTTAATCGATTCGCTCGAAAATTATCCCGGATACGCGGAACCGGTTAACGGCTTCGACTTTGCTGAAAATATGCGTAAACAAGCGATAGGCTTCGGTGCAGAGTTTGCGTCCGATAAGGCGGAAGCCGTTACAAAAAACGGAGATAAAACTTTTACCGTGCGAACCGCCGGGACAACCTACACGGCGCTTGCCGTCATCCTTGCGACGGGGGCGGAGCATCGCAGCCTCGGTGTAAAGGGAGAAAAAGAACTGCAAGGCAAAGGTGTTTCGTACTGCGCTACCTGCGACGGCCCCTTCTTTCGGAACAAACATATCGTTGTAGTCGGCGGAGGGGATGCCGCTTGCGATGAAGCGCTCTTTCTTGCCAATCTGACGGATACCGTTACGATGGTGCACCGCCGTGACACCTTCCGTGCGCAAAAAGCGCTCGTTACCCGAACATTGAACAATCCTCATATAACCGCGGTATTTGATACGACCGTCACGGAGATTAAAGGAACCGATAAGGTAACGGCCGTTGTACTGCGGAACGTAAAAACGCAGGAGGAGCGGGAACTTGCCTGTGATGCAGTCTTCTTTTTTGTCGGTATGAATCCCAGAACGGAATTATTCCCCGACGCAACAAAGGATGCAACAGGATATATCGTTACCGATGAGGATATGCGTACCTCTATCGAAGGGCTTTATGCGGCGGGCGATGTGCGCGCAAAGTCTTTCCGGCAAGTAGTTACCGCAGTTGCGGACGGCGCGATTGCCGCTCATACGGCTGCAGCTTACATCGACACCCTGCGCAGTTAA
- a CDS encoding glycoside hydrolase family 3 protein yields MHRKHLFAAALFGVALPVLLQLNTQLNAQTQVAGLKPLPNFYDPVPAAELADRITEAMTDEELLSQTFMFGWAGQAPTDLLMSWITERSLGSIKIFGWNTEDSVELAKAISLLQKKANSTRFRIPLFVATDQEGGWIRHVKGRTSETPGNLAIGASGYPIDAYYEGFYIARELSALGINLNFAPTVDLYTNHESSIIGPRSFGQSPEAAGILARAFVQGSKKAGVLTTAKHFPGHGDTALDSHGKLPSIAISKETFYNRELVPFQYLIEAEVPAIMTGHLHFPAVSEHGEPASFSQYLLQTVLRGQLGFKGLVITDDMMMHGAIRYAGTVAKAVQLALEAGNDIIESSTTPRLYDAFWTENLQRMQTNEAFRLRVKDAAYRIIETKLRYFKSGNAVPLYPDVYAIPEKLPDAEGQAFFLSLAARAVTVVRGKYIPYTIKPGEKILLAGSYSAFLQAGLKRFPAAKTSNLSDGIFTKAAASDTVIFCLANDSSLQVLQQLYKAYPNKRYIIFSCLSPVFLSGIPEIPTAIALYSYAPVSFTAGFGALLGDFKPQGHLPLDGIN; encoded by the coding sequence TTGCACCGTAAACATCTTTTTGCCGCCGCCTTGTTCGGCGTCGCGCTGCCGGTTTTACTACAGCTCAATACTCAACTGAATGCTCAAACTCAAGTCGCCGGTCTTAAACCCCTGCCTAACTTTTACGACCCCGTACCCGCCGCGGAACTGGCCGACCGGATTACGGAGGCGATGACCGACGAAGAGCTACTGTCTCAAACGTTCATGTTCGGATGGGCGGGGCAGGCGCCGACCGACCTTTTAATGAGCTGGATTACCGAGCGGAGTCTCGGCAGCATTAAGATATTCGGCTGGAATACTGAGGACAGCGTTGAACTTGCGAAGGCAATCAGCCTTTTACAAAAAAAAGCCAATAGTACCCGCTTCCGTATTCCACTCTTTGTTGCAACCGATCAGGAAGGCGGCTGGATACGGCACGTTAAAGGACGCACGTCGGAAACTCCCGGCAATCTCGCTATCGGCGCCTCCGGTTATCCGATAGACGCCTACTACGAAGGTTTTTATATTGCCCGCGAGCTCTCAGCGCTTGGCATCAATCTCAATTTTGCACCGACGGTAGACCTCTATACCAACCATGAATCTTCCATTATAGGGCCGCGCTCCTTCGGACAATCGCCGGAGGCGGCGGGAATTTTAGCACGCGCCTTTGTCCAGGGGAGTAAAAAAGCAGGCGTACTGACAACCGCCAAGCATTTTCCCGGACATGGAGACACCGCGCTTGACAGCCACGGCAAGCTACCGAGTATTGCCATCTCCAAAGAGACCTTTTACAACCGCGAACTGGTTCCGTTTCAGTACCTTATCGAAGCAGAGGTACCGGCAATTATGACCGGACATTTACACTTTCCCGCCGTATCCGAACACGGAGAGCCTGCCTCATTCTCTCAGTATTTACTGCAAACCGTGCTGCGCGGCCAGCTCGGGTTTAAAGGTTTGGTTATCACTGACGACATGATGATGCACGGTGCCATCCGCTATGCCGGTACGGTTGCCAAAGCAGTACAACTTGCGCTTGAGGCCGGAAACGATATTATCGAATCTTCTACCACGCCGCGCCTCTACGATGCATTTTGGACGGAAAATTTACAGCGGATGCAAACCAACGAAGCATTCAGGCTGCGGGTTAAGGATGCGGCATACAGAATTATCGAAACAAAACTTCGGTATTTTAAAAGCGGCAATGCAGTACCGCTGTATCCCGATGTATATGCGATTCCCGAAAAGCTGCCCGATGCCGAAGGACAGGCTTTCTTTCTTTCTCTTGCCGCACGGGCGGTTACCGTTGTTCGCGGCAAATACATTCCGTATACAATAAAACCGGGCGAAAAGATATTGCTTGCCGGTTCGTATTCCGCTTTTTTACAGGCAGGCTTAAAACGCTTTCCCGCCGCCAAAACGAGTAATCTGTCGGACGGCATTTTTACCAAGGCGGCTGCAAGTGATACTGTCATCTTCTGCCTTGCAAACGATTCATCGCTCCAAGTATTACAGCAGCTCTATAAAGCCTATCCTAACAAACGATATATTATTTTCTCCTGCCTTTCGCCGGTGTTTCTATCCGGTATCCCGGAGATACCCACGGCGATTGCTCTTTACAGCTACGCGCCGGTCTCGTTTACCGCGGGTTTCGGAGCATTGCTCGGCGATTTTAAACCGCAGGGACATCTCCCGCTTGACGGTATCAATTAA
- the thyX gene encoding FAD-dependent thymidylate synthase, whose protein sequence is MAHCIVPTAEEILDKEYKVLDKGFVRLVDYLGGDARIVQAARVSYGDGTKSVREDAGLIDYLLRHQHTSPFEQVVLTFHIKMPIFVARQWVRHRTARLNEISGRYSIMRDECYLPASEDIAFQSTDNRQGRMSEPAPLEVRTQIRDTLHAQQETAYREYSALIDTKLARELARINLPLSAYTEMYWQIDLHNLFHFLKLRCDSHAQKEIRDYAFVLLEICRSVAPLATKSFEKHILTGVHLSGSELEAVRNLLQGKESGLKGKELERFEEKIRSGEQL, encoded by the coding sequence ATGGCTCATTGTATTGTTCCCACAGCGGAAGAAATTCTTGATAAAGAATATAAGGTGTTGGACAAAGGCTTTGTCCGGTTGGTTGATTATCTCGGCGGAGATGCGCGTATTGTACAAGCGGCACGGGTGTCGTATGGAGATGGCACGAAAAGCGTTCGCGAAGATGCGGGGCTGATTGATTACCTGTTACGGCATCAGCATACGTCCCCATTTGAGCAGGTTGTGCTGACCTTCCATATAAAAATGCCGATTTTTGTTGCGCGGCAATGGGTGCGACACCGTACGGCACGGCTCAACGAAATTTCCGGGCGGTATTCGATTATGCGGGATGAATGTTATCTGCCTGCGTCTGAGGATATCGCGTTCCAAAGTACGGATAACCGACAAGGACGTATGAGCGAACCCGCTCCGCTTGAGGTGCGGACGCAGATACGGGATACCCTGCACGCACAGCAAGAGACCGCCTATCGTGAATACAGTGCCCTTATCGATACAAAACTGGCGCGGGAACTTGCCCGCATCAATTTACCCCTTTCAGCATACACGGAAATGTATTGGCAAATCGATTTACACAACCTCTTTCACTTCTTAAAGCTCCGTTGTGATAGCCATGCTCAAAAGGAAATCCGTGATTACGCCTTTGTGCTGCTGGAGATTTGCCGAAGCGTGGCTCCACTTGCAACAAAATCTTTTGAAAAGCATATCTTAACCGGTGTGCATCTTTCCGGCTCCGAATTGGAAGCCGTGCGCAATCTGCTGCAAGGCAAAGAAAGCGGGCTTAAAGGCAAAGAGCTCGAGCGCTTTGAAGAAAAAATCCGTTCTGGAGAACAGTTATAA
- a CDS encoding SPOR domain-containing protein encodes MEQKKILWVILSVSLFVLIIFGIALFLYSPSRNSASAQGGGETIPYEASGNALNVDPDAWAREPDRVAGLDRNAPAAAGNIINLNNLNIISTDGQSAQTNGIDVSDLTVQAGDADVSGLPKELAEQIGIDTAPEQSEERPAPAKKEDASAQPQIAAAVQNQPKPVEEKKSTKSGASVTVKSKAKTSVKPAAPQVQTLYWVQTASLASRINAERARDKLAAQHMKVEIFTKETPSGLTHRVRVGPFTNNTEANYWLNSIKKIEGFEKSYVTEEKVKKNN; translated from the coding sequence ATGGAACAAAAGAAAATCTTATGGGTTATCCTTTCGGTAAGCTTATTCGTATTGATTATTTTCGGTATTGCACTGTTTTTATATTCACCGTCTCGAAATAGCGCATCGGCGCAGGGCGGAGGTGAAACTATTCCGTATGAAGCATCTGGGAATGCTCTTAATGTAGATCCTGATGCATGGGCGCGAGAGCCTGATAGGGTCGCGGGATTGGATAGAAATGCACCCGCTGCTGCCGGGAATATTATCAATCTGAATAATCTAAATATCATTTCGACTGATGGGCAGAGCGCCCAAACAAACGGGATTGACGTTTCCGATTTAACCGTACAGGCGGGTGATGCCGATGTCTCCGGCTTGCCGAAAGAATTAGCGGAACAGATCGGTATTGATACCGCTCCGGAACAGTCGGAGGAGCGACCTGCCCCTGCAAAAAAAGAAGATGCCTCCGCGCAGCCGCAGATAGCAGCAGCAGTGCAAAATCAGCCGAAACCTGTAGAAGAAAAAAAATCTACAAAATCAGGTGCTTCAGTTACCGTTAAGTCTAAGGCGAAAACATCAGTTAAGCCAGCTGCACCGCAGGTTCAGACTCTCTACTGGGTTCAGACCGCTTCACTTGCAAGCAGGATTAACGCTGAACGTGCACGGGATAAACTTGCTGCGCAGCACATGAAGGTCGAAATCTTTACTAAAGAGACACCTTCCGGATTAACACACCGTGTAAGAGTCGGCCCATTTACCAATAACACCGAAGCAAATTATTGGCTGAATAGTATCAAGAAAATTGAAGGTTTCGAAAAAAGCTATGTTACGGAAGAGAAGGTAAAGAAGAATAATTAA
- a CDS encoding dephospho-CoA kinase: MPQKIANLIGLAGQSCAGKNLVADFLKEKGCIVIDADKVTHEVLQEQSEAVIARFAPYAEKRDLQLRGQNGSLDRKALSILLFSEPPLLAEHEAFILPKIEARIRNIINTALTEQPNRPIVLNAPTLHKTSLMPECSFILYIKAPFFIRLIRGKRRDTIPLCRLITRFLQQRDFFAQYLSQNADIVSVVNARSVQSLRKKIERVLREKGF, translated from the coding sequence ATGCCACAAAAGATAGCTAACCTTATCGGACTCGCAGGACAGTCCTGCGCGGGGAAAAACCTTGTTGCAGATTTCCTTAAAGAAAAAGGATGTATCGTTATCGATGCCGATAAAGTTACTCATGAGGTTTTGCAGGAACAAAGCGAGGCTGTGATAGCCCGTTTTGCTCCTTATGCCGAAAAACGAGATTTGCAGCTGCGGGGGCAGAACGGTTCATTGGATAGAAAGGCCTTGAGTATTCTACTTTTTTCGGAACCGCCTTTGCTGGCGGAACACGAGGCTTTTATTCTTCCCAAAATTGAAGCACGTATCCGAAATATTATTAATACTGCTTTAACCGAGCAGCCGAATAGGCCGATTGTCCTTAACGCACCGACGCTGCATAAGACCTCCCTAATGCCGGAATGTTCGTTTATCCTTTACATTAAAGCACCGTTCTTTATCAGGCTTATAAGGGGTAAAAGACGTGATACTATTCCACTTTGCCGGTTAATTACCCGTTTTTTGCAGCAAAGAGATTTCTTTGCTCAATACCTTTCGCAAAATGCCGATATTGTAAGCGTGGTAAACGCTCGTTCCGTGCAGTCTCTACGGAAAAAAATCGAGCGTGTGCTGCGCGAAAAGGGTTTTTGA
- a CDS encoding FlgD immunoglobulin-like domain containing protein: MKRIVFSLCALLCTYTFLFAYNPPIGGESANTFFSPDLLGGQTSATGGPFGDGNPAELATNPALSAYEQRVIFDLSYAAVIGFNKSTAGDFGWKGHLANIDFLYPARWGVIAADVHFFNSSFASLQWGTAASMRLSYSKDLTDKLALGIGLYGIVGTGWGVGADIGVLYRFGDLGFAKDSKVGASITGMGKPYNAGRGGIKGMANTSGFTGMFTPRVGFATTFISVKNFKLGMAFDLSFPTFQNVVFDAGLHMKFADMVTFKTGWNFNLVETLNHRQTYIPSFGLACTIKIKSKDANEMNAWEQSDITPQVAVKPLYNNIWVIGAGVNAKVGKTDTAAPVISISYPETKYISPNNDGVQDVLEIPLSITDERYVMSWECVFENEKGERVRTIANKEARPQLSGKSFLKLLTKPKSGVEIPKTLRWDGMLDSGSVAPDGTYYFTLTASDDNNNTAKTERYAVVVDNTPPMITVTLPTGQNALIFSPDGDGNKDTFLIKQSGSVEDKWTVTVTDAGNKVVRTADIVKAAPSDFLWDGKNNAGEFVPDGIYTYKIAATDRAGNSASQSVPNIIVDTIKPSVGISISANAFSPNGDGVKDTITFSPTIPVQTGLQEWKIDIQNAKGTTVHTITDARIAPITFDGKNKSGKVLPEGNYKAVLSAQYINGYAPSETSPVFALNVTAPKATVTASTAIFSPDGDGKLDTVTFTQQMSAGDTWAAEIYALDAAGNMSGKPVRSFAITKDNAANFAWDGRDNSGALLADGKYAYRLVGKNDAGNTGYSEPVSVELNTEKANVILSANMLAFSPNKDGVQDTIVFSPKLKSNTAAASYTFRIYDTTGAAVKTLAGNGVPPASISWDGIADTGDTKGRLCADGSYSAAIDVTLTNGQTAKSTLPEIMLDTKYPEVEISAPYLVFSTDSTAKRPNLPVTQSASVENLWTGSITGSGNREMRNFAWEGQATDFVWDGTDTSGNKVPDGTYRYTIFAQDLAGNRTIKFLDNIVIDSRVPKAYITAELPAFSPNGDGIKDTQTLTVHTTLKDGLAAWSIAIKSADNSIATPVKTWSSEKGNAFASSLQWDGKSDTGRVAAGTFIAELSLLYTKGDELVVSTAPFVSSTKAPVLGVTMAPKYFSPDNDGNEDELFINLSAKSDTPLKQWSFEIREPEDTGNKLFWSTGGKDKITEQIIWDGRSLKGETVQSATDYPYTFTVTDEVGQISVVKGYIPIDVLVIRDGDKLKIAVPSIIFRKNAADFNELEQNVVDRNIKVLTRIAEILNKFPEYKVQVEGHANNTSGTEREEREDLIPLSGARADAVRRFLIEKGVARGRLSSVGIGGTKPIASLSDRDNWWKNRRVEFILIK; encoded by the coding sequence GTGAAACGAATTGTGTTCTCTTTATGTGCATTATTGTGTACATATACATTCTTGTTTGCTTATAACCCGCCTATTGGAGGGGAATCTGCTAATACGTTCTTTTCTCCCGATTTACTGGGTGGTCAGACAAGCGCAACCGGAGGACCGTTCGGAGATGGGAATCCTGCCGAGTTGGCAACAAACCCTGCCCTTTCGGCGTATGAACAGCGGGTCATTTTTGATCTTTCTTATGCCGCTGTTATCGGGTTTAATAAAAGTACTGCCGGTGATTTTGGATGGAAGGGGCATTTGGCAAATATCGATTTCTTATATCCTGCTCGGTGGGGCGTGATTGCTGCCGATGTTCATTTTTTTAATTCGTCGTTTGCTTCATTGCAATGGGGTACTGCCGCTTCGATGCGGCTTTCGTATTCAAAGGATTTAACGGATAAGCTGGCGCTTGGTATCGGGCTCTATGGTATTGTCGGTACCGGTTGGGGTGTCGGCGCCGACATCGGTGTACTGTATCGGTTTGGTGACCTCGGATTTGCGAAGGATTCAAAAGTCGGCGCTTCAATTACCGGAATGGGTAAACCATACAACGCCGGTAGGGGCGGTATAAAGGGGATGGCGAATACAAGCGGTTTTACCGGTATGTTTACGCCCCGTGTCGGTTTTGCAACCACTTTTATTTCGGTGAAAAACTTTAAGCTTGGTATGGCTTTTGATCTGTCTTTTCCGACATTCCAAAACGTTGTTTTTGATGCAGGGTTGCATATGAAGTTTGCCGACATGGTTACCTTTAAAACCGGTTGGAACTTTAATCTGGTTGAAACACTGAATCACCGGCAAACTTATATACCCTCATTCGGTCTTGCTTGTACAATTAAAATTAAATCAAAAGATGCGAACGAGATGAATGCATGGGAGCAAAGCGATATTACTCCACAGGTCGCTGTTAAACCTTTATATAATAATATCTGGGTAATCGGTGCAGGGGTAAATGCGAAAGTTGGGAAAACCGATACGGCTGCACCTGTTATTAGTATTAGTTATCCTGAGACTAAATATATTTCTCCCAATAACGACGGCGTGCAAGATGTACTAGAAATTCCGTTATCAATTACTGATGAACGCTATGTGATGTCATGGGAATGTGTTTTTGAGAATGAAAAAGGAGAGCGTGTCCGCACAATCGCAAATAAAGAAGCTCGTCCACAGCTGAGTGGAAAATCATTCTTGAAACTGCTGACGAAACCAAAGTCCGGCGTTGAAATACCGAAAACACTGCGGTGGGACGGTATGCTTGACTCCGGTTCGGTAGCGCCAGATGGAACCTACTATTTTACGCTTACGGCTTCCGACGATAATAATAACACGGCAAAAACCGAACGGTATGCCGTGGTGGTTGATAATACGCCACCGATGATTACCGTTACGCTTCCTACCGGACAAAATGCGTTGATTTTCAGCCCTGACGGAGATGGAAATAAGGATACGTTCCTTATCAAGCAAAGTGGTTCCGTTGAAGATAAGTGGACGGTAACCGTTACCGATGCCGGAAATAAGGTTGTACGCACTGCTGATATCGTAAAGGCGGCGCCTTCCGACTTCCTTTGGGACGGAAAAAACAATGCAGGTGAGTTCGTGCCTGACGGTATTTACACCTATAAAATTGCCGCTACCGACCGCGCAGGAAACAGCGCATCACAGTCTGTCCCCAATATCATCGTAGACACTATTAAACCTTCAGTCGGTATTTCCATCAGCGCTAATGCCTTTTCCCCGAATGGGGACGGTGTGAAGGATACTATCACCTTCTCACCGACAATCCCTGTTCAAACAGGCTTACAGGAATGGAAAATCGATATTCAAAATGCAAAAGGAACAACGGTGCATACGATAACCGATGCCCGCATCGCTCCCATCACCTTTGACGGGAAAAATAAAAGCGGAAAGGTGTTGCCGGAAGGCAATTATAAAGCAGTGCTTTCCGCCCAGTATATAAACGGATATGCACCGAGCGAAACCTCGCCTGTTTTTGCCCTCAATGTTACCGCTCCTAAGGCAACGGTAACGGCTTCGACCGCTATTTTCTCACCGGACGGAGACGGAAAGCTTGATACAGTTACCTTTACACAGCAAATGAGCGCCGGCGATACTTGGGCAGCAGAAATTTATGCGCTTGACGCCGCCGGAAATATGAGTGGTAAGCCGGTACGCAGTTTCGCAATTACAAAAGATAATGCTGCGAATTTTGCTTGGGATGGACGGGACAATTCCGGCGCCCTGCTTGCGGATGGAAAGTACGCCTATCGCTTAGTAGGTAAAAATGATGCCGGTAATACCGGATATTCGGAGCCCGTTTCAGTCGAGCTGAATACCGAAAAGGCGAATGTTATCTTATCCGCAAATATGTTGGCATTCTCACCGAATAAAGACGGTGTGCAGGATACCATTGTATTTTCACCAAAACTGAAGTCGAATACCGCTGCCGCATCCTATACTTTCAGAATCTACGATACAACAGGCGCCGCCGTAAAAACGCTTGCAGGGAATGGCGTGCCTCCAGCATCAATCAGTTGGGATGGTATTGCAGATACGGGGGATACAAAAGGTCGACTCTGTGCAGACGGTTCATACTCTGCCGCTATCGACGTAACACTCACCAACGGGCAGACGGCAAAATCGACTCTTCCCGAAATTATGCTTGATACAAAATATCCCGAAGTAGAAATTTCTGCGCCTTATTTGGTATTCTCGACGGATAGTACGGCAAAACGTCCGAATTTACCCGTAACACAAAGTGCTTCTGTAGAAAACTTGTGGACGGGTAGTATTACCGGATCCGGTAATAGGGAGATGCGGAACTTTGCATGGGAAGGACAGGCTACCGATTTTGTGTGGGACGGAACCGATACTTCCGGAAATAAAGTACCCGACGGAACTTACCGCTATACTATTTTTGCGCAAGACCTTGCCGGTAACAGGACAATCAAGTTTCTTGATAATATTGTGATTGATTCGCGTGTGCCTAAGGCATATATCACTGCGGAATTACCGGCATTTTCGCCTAACGGAGACGGAATAAAAGATACGCAAACTTTGACTGTTCATACGACGCTTAAAGATGGCCTTGCTGCATGGTCGATTGCAATAAAATCGGCAGATAACAGCATTGCTACCCCGGTAAAGACATGGTCGTCGGAAAAAGGTAATGCCTTTGCTTCTTCCCTTCAATGGGACGGTAAATCTGATACAGGTAGGGTTGCGGCTGGTACTTTTATTGCAGAGCTTTCTCTCTTGTATACGAAAGGCGATGAACTGGTTGTCAGTACCGCTCCGTTTGTTTCTTCGACAAAAGCTCCTGTACTTGGTGTTACAATGGCGCCCAAATATTTTAGTCCCGATAACGACGGCAACGAAGACGAACTCTTTATTAATCTGTCTGCAAAGTCGGATACACCATTAAAACAATGGTCATTTGAAATCCGTGAACCGGAAGATACTGGCAATAAGCTGTTCTGGAGTACCGGTGGAAAAGATAAGATAACCGAGCAAATTATTTGGGATGGCCGCTCGTTAAAAGGCGAAACCGTACAATCAGCTACCGACTACCCGTATACCTTTACCGTAACCGATGAAGTCGGGCAGATCTCCGTTGTAAAAGGCTATATCCCGATTGATGTGTTGGTTATCCGTGATGGCGATAAATTGAAGATTGCAGTTCCTTCTATTATCTTTAGAAAAAACGCGGCCGACTTTAATGAACTTGAACAAAACGTTGTTGATCGGAATATCAAGGTGTTAACCCGTATCGCAGAGATTTTGAACAAATTCCCTGAATATAAGGTACAGGTTGAAGGGCATGCAAATAATACAAGCGGAACGGAACGCGAAGAAAGAGAAGATCTTATTCCGCTTTCGGGAGCGCGTGCCGATGCTGTCCGTAGGTTCTTAATTGAAAAAGGCGTTGCGCGCGGTCGACTGTCGTCAGTCGGTATCGGTGGTACAAAGCCGATTGCATCGCTTTCGGATCGGGATAATTGGTGGAAAAACCGTCGCGTCGAATTTATCTTGATTAAGTAA
- a CDS encoding peptidoglycan DD-metalloendopeptidase family protein, translating to MDIITYHASDMDLLQSDPMSFAVQVKHRNEYIGRPAQQAAVVADMRFFSGFSGGEVPYTKPRTASNRAIPRIRFNPLPFLLVFSILYAVLALPLLRGGAGAYSIRTLSFGEEPSFGRALHSYIFPEQETFTDQGAVPASDGYVSAVTFKDYTVRKGDTVSGIASRAGLRNFGTLLSVNNIDNARRISAGQVLRVPSTDGLLYTVKKNETLAGIAAAHNVSVTVLLDANDLTQETLSVGQKLFIPGAALSSFELRKALGELFIYPIRGRLTSPFGYRSDPFTGVRSFHSGVDLAAPIGTSVKATLDGRIAETGFNRIFGNYIIITHDRGYQSLYGHLSAIYVKRGQYVTQGAAVGAVGNTGYSTGPHLHLSIYKNGRLINPFSVLK from the coding sequence ATGGATATAATAACGTATCATGCGTCCGATATGGACTTGTTGCAAAGCGATCCGATGTCATTTGCCGTTCAGGTAAAGCATAGAAATGAATATATAGGAAGACCGGCGCAGCAGGCAGCGGTTGTGGCCGATATGCGTTTTTTCTCCGGTTTTAGCGGAGGGGAGGTGCCGTATACAAAACCGCGGACTGCTTCTAACAGGGCTATACCGCGTATACGGTTTAATCCTTTGCCTTTTTTGCTGGTTTTCAGTATTCTATATGCAGTGTTAGCGCTTCCGCTGTTGCGCGGTGGTGCCGGTGCTTATTCCATCCGTACATTGAGCTTTGGTGAGGAGCCTTCGTTTGGGCGTGCGCTGCATTCATATATTTTCCCCGAACAGGAAACCTTTACCGATCAAGGAGCTGTGCCTGCTTCAGATGGTTATGTTTCGGCGGTAACGTTTAAAGATTATACGGTGAGAAAGGGAGATACTGTCAGCGGTATTGCTTCTCGAGCCGGATTACGGAATTTCGGAACGCTGTTGTCGGTAAATAACATCGATAACGCCCGTCGAATCAGTGCCGGGCAGGTATTACGGGTACCTTCAACGGACGGTCTTTTGTACACGGTTAAAAAGAACGAAACCCTTGCGGGCATCGCTGCTGCGCATAACGTAAGCGTTACCGTTTTGCTCGATGCGAACGATTTAACGCAGGAAACCCTGTCCGTCGGACAAAAGCTTTTTATTCCCGGTGCGGCGCTTTCGTCTTTTGAGCTGCGGAAAGCGCTTGGTGAACTATTTATCTATCCGATACGCGGTAGACTTACCTCACCGTTTGGATACCGGAGCGATCCCTTTACAGGGGTACGAAGTTTTCATTCAGGCGTTGATTTGGCAGCACCGATAGGGACATCCGTTAAGGCAACACTCGACGGAAGGATTGCCGAAACGGGGTTTAATCGTATTTTTGGTAATTATATCATTATTACTCATGATAGAGGCTATCAGTCTCTTTACGGTCATTTATCTGCGATTTATGTAAAGCGAGGGCAGTATGTTACACAAGGTGCGGCCGTGGGGGCGGTCGGTAATACCGGATATTCTACGGGGCCTCATTTACATTTGTCTATTTATAAAAATGGGAGATTGATCAATCCCTTCTCCGTTTTAAAATAG